The following proteins come from a genomic window of Streptomyces sp. NBC_01716:
- a CDS encoding plasmid mobilization relaxosome protein MobC, whose protein sequence is MAEGFGHQGVPEQNDPADVSTSAVVPLPRAADHAALHRVAHRRERQDEQRKERVDVRYSVGEKTGILGMAQSLNIAAAHYVGAVVMAHVHGDLALPGQRTALDDYIDELNALRAQVTHIGRNLNQVTKKLNSGGHPHSGDSALLAQTERTLTAAGAAVRDIAQAANQVVSKRAVR, encoded by the coding sequence GTGGCGGAGGGGTTCGGGCACCAGGGGGTGCCCGAGCAGAACGATCCCGCTGACGTCTCGACGTCTGCTGTTGTGCCGTTGCCGCGTGCTGCTGATCATGCCGCGCTGCACCGCGTCGCCCACCGTCGTGAGCGCCAGGACGAGCAGCGCAAAGAGCGTGTCGATGTCCGCTACAGCGTCGGTGAGAAGACCGGCATCCTCGGCATGGCCCAGTCGCTGAACATCGCCGCCGCCCACTACGTCGGCGCTGTCGTCATGGCCCACGTGCACGGTGACCTCGCCCTGCCCGGCCAGCGCACCGCGCTGGACGACTACATCGACGAACTCAACGCGCTGCGCGCCCAGGTCACCCACATCGGCCGCAACCTCAACCAGGTCACGAAGAAGCTCAACTCCGGCGGCCACCCACACTCCGGGGACAGCGCCCTGCTCGCCCAGACCGAGCGCACCCTGACCGCTGCAGGCGCGGCCGTGCGGGACATCGCACAGGCCGCGAACCAGGTGGTCAGCAAGAGGGCCGTCCGTTGA
- a CDS encoding relaxase/mobilization nuclease domain-containing protein translates to MIAKINSGKSTAGLVRYLFDTEKAKGHTDPHLVASFDGFAPDPGRAEDSDAVRKLLVADLDLHVKQAKRLGRAPDQHVWHCSVRAAESDRILTDEEWADVARRVVHATGIAPEGDPDGCRWVAVRHAPDHIHIAATTVRADLRGARHWNDYLTADRELAAVEKHYGLQQVVRGDRTAAKRPTRAEQEKAKRAGSKTTARERLRAAARTAVAAARSAEEFLVLLEHTEGVLVEVKRFPSGDIRGYTLALEGDTNSEREPVWYSGSKLSPDLSWPRVSERLTGTGATARPWQDAITAIEDIPRALAHDGAPAAQAHITALGETLDALPLLAPASHREELRRAAAAFERASRSRVQAENHHAARLRGAVRTMLRTPPLNSSDGTLLALLLDTIVLATAATLRWHDLHHHDQQVTATRDALTHLHVAADQAAVTALAAVKRTGPSSPVVRLRYEGVVRMVLPEHADQILNTRDWEALAATLARADTRGLDPVDVLRAVTQRPLDDARYPARLLAWRIQQTTHTTQTPRTAPPAPQPTPSLARQPGGPRTRH, encoded by the coding sequence TTGATCGCGAAGATCAACAGTGGCAAGAGCACCGCCGGCCTGGTCCGCTACCTCTTCGACACGGAGAAGGCGAAGGGCCACACGGACCCGCACCTGGTCGCGTCTTTCGACGGCTTCGCGCCCGACCCCGGCCGCGCCGAGGACTCCGACGCCGTCAGGAAGCTCCTGGTCGCGGATCTCGACCTGCACGTCAAGCAGGCCAAGAGGCTGGGACGCGCCCCGGACCAGCATGTGTGGCACTGCTCGGTCCGCGCCGCCGAGAGCGACCGCATTCTCACGGACGAGGAGTGGGCCGATGTCGCCCGCCGGGTCGTTCATGCCACCGGCATCGCCCCCGAGGGTGATCCGGACGGGTGCCGGTGGGTGGCGGTCCGGCACGCACCGGACCACATCCACATCGCCGCCACCACCGTCCGGGCGGACCTGCGGGGCGCCCGGCACTGGAACGACTACCTCACCGCGGACCGTGAACTCGCCGCCGTCGAGAAGCACTACGGCCTGCAGCAGGTCGTACGCGGCGACCGCACCGCCGCCAAACGCCCCACCCGCGCCGAGCAGGAGAAGGCCAAGCGCGCCGGCAGCAAGACAACGGCCCGTGAGCGTTTGCGTGCCGCGGCCCGTACGGCGGTGGCCGCCGCGAGGAGTGCGGAGGAGTTTCTCGTCCTGCTGGAGCACACCGAGGGGGTGCTCGTCGAGGTCAAGCGCTTCCCCTCCGGCGACATCCGCGGCTACACCCTCGCCCTGGAAGGTGACACCAACAGCGAGCGGGAGCCGGTCTGGTACTCCGGGTCGAAGCTCTCCCCTGACTTGTCGTGGCCCAGGGTCAGCGAACGGCTGACCGGCACAGGCGCCACCGCGCGCCCGTGGCAGGACGCGATCACCGCCATCGAGGACATTCCCCGTGCTCTCGCGCACGACGGGGCGCCGGCCGCGCAGGCCCACATCACGGCACTCGGCGAAACCCTCGACGCCCTGCCGCTGCTCGCTCCCGCCTCCCACCGGGAGGAACTCCGGCGGGCGGCAGCGGCCTTCGAACGCGCCTCCCGCTCCCGCGTCCAGGCTGAGAACCACCACGCCGCGCGGCTGCGGGGAGCGGTCAGGACCATGCTCCGCACCCCACCACTGAACAGTTCCGACGGCACGCTTCTGGCCCTGTTGCTCGACACGATCGTCCTGGCCACCGCTGCCACCTTGCGATGGCACGACCTGCACCACCACGACCAGCAGGTCACCGCCACGCGTGATGCCCTCACCCACCTCCACGTGGCCGCGGACCAGGCCGCCGTCACCGCCCTCGCCGCCGTCAAACGGACAGGGCCGAGCAGTCCCGTGGTCCGGCTCCGGTACGAGGGCGTCGTCCGCATGGTGCTGCCCGAACACGCCGACCAGATCCTCAACACCCGCGACTGGGAGGCGCTCGCCGCAACCCTCGCGCGAGCCGACACCCGTGGCCTCGACCCCGTCGACGTCCTGCGCGCCGTTACCCAGCGCCCCCTCGACGACGCCCGGTACCCCGCACGCCTCCTCGCCTGGCGCATCCAACAAACCACCCACACCACACAGACACCCCGCACCGCACCGCCGGCACCACAGCCCACACCAAGTCTGGCGCGCCAGCCCGGCGGGCCGCGCACCCGCCACTGA
- a CDS encoding DUF317 domain-containing protein, giving the protein MEVFLHPHHPVDPFPSDPPSAFWVGPRYLAGDDDLLYERVADTLTGFGWANLTVVRGRREQDEAAEDRQVLRSTVLHISQDTLRWAQWVLADEPFLLGELPVAWQVSAREDTGSPLAAWSAYFTPGIPGEVLGDFLAALNKREQPTASSVGPELVLDTLTTRGWLRDIDHPRSGAVDPMFTTCVSLGEVPPLIQDGDPRALTVAADEAGATGWQAWAEPALGAPYLWAASFSAGVPQDLVAAFAASLASSAPVLRRVLPESTKDRLLRAPAG; this is encoded by the coding sequence CTGGAGGTGTTTCTGCACCCGCACCACCCTGTCGATCCTTTCCCCTCCGACCCGCCTTCCGCGTTCTGGGTTGGTCCCCGGTATCTGGCCGGTGACGACGACCTGCTCTACGAGAGGGTGGCCGACACGCTCACCGGGTTCGGCTGGGCGAATCTCACGGTTGTCCGTGGCAGGCGCGAGCAGGATGAAGCAGCGGAGGACCGGCAGGTTCTGCGCAGTACCGTTCTGCACATCAGCCAGGACACGCTGCGCTGGGCCCAGTGGGTCCTGGCAGATGAGCCGTTTCTCCTGGGGGAGTTGCCGGTCGCCTGGCAGGTCTCCGCCCGTGAGGACACCGGCAGTCCGCTCGCCGCGTGGTCCGCCTACTTCACCCCCGGCATCCCCGGTGAGGTCCTCGGCGACTTCCTCGCCGCTCTCAACAAACGTGAGCAGCCCACGGCCTCGTCCGTGGGGCCCGAGCTGGTCCTCGACACGCTCACCACGCGCGGCTGGCTGCGCGACATCGATCATCCCCGTTCCGGGGCGGTGGACCCGATGTTCACCACGTGCGTGAGCCTCGGCGAGGTGCCGCCGCTCATCCAGGATGGTGACCCGCGCGCCCTGACCGTGGCGGCCGACGAAGCAGGTGCCACGGGGTGGCAGGCGTGGGCCGAACCCGCCCTTGGCGCACCGTACTTGTGGGCGGCGTCGTTCTCCGCCGGTGTGCCGCAGGATCTCGTCGCGGCATTTGCCGCATCCCTTGCCTCTTCGGCTCCGGTCCTGCGCCGGGTGCTGCCCGAGAGCACCAAGGACCGGCTCCTGCGCGCTCCGGCCGGCTGA
- a CDS encoding serine/threonine protein kinase codes for MPVAAGVPPIHFGVHALRTGSADGARADFEQMLAQLASATNPNVRMIAANPGDWGIDAFAGDLGGAITVWQSKYFMPKTTTSQSQQIRDSLANGLKAAAANGHTITLWILCVPSSMDGPAAKWWDGWKKRQEKAHGLVIELWDETTLVKKLQSPEGDHVRRAYYEPFTAPAAPAQGQMRLVLDVEEGTATALDSALFVRQMTEAGHVELDSAKRQFFNADLVAREVAHKGVPTEVAALSSADATLHGVWEMQFNECSAEGTLTALHGRVWREVRGEHDKLPKVLRLEVTHSWGLVHRLVDNRRAGWVTHWRQIASGHGD; via the coding sequence ATGCCGGTGGCAGCTGGTGTGCCGCCGATCCATTTTGGAGTGCACGCGCTGCGAACCGGAAGCGCGGACGGGGCGCGGGCCGACTTCGAGCAGATGCTCGCGCAGCTAGCTAGTGCGACCAATCCGAACGTCCGCATGATCGCGGCGAATCCGGGCGACTGGGGAATTGACGCCTTCGCCGGTGACCTCGGGGGCGCCATCACGGTCTGGCAGTCCAAGTACTTCATGCCGAAGACCACCACCAGCCAGTCCCAGCAGATTCGCGACTCTCTCGCGAACGGCCTCAAGGCCGCTGCGGCCAACGGTCACACCATCACGCTCTGGATCCTGTGCGTCCCCTCCAGCATGGACGGGCCGGCAGCCAAATGGTGGGACGGCTGGAAGAAAAGGCAGGAGAAGGCGCATGGCCTCGTCATCGAGCTGTGGGACGAGACCACACTCGTGAAGAAGCTGCAGAGCCCCGAAGGCGACCACGTTCGACGCGCCTATTACGAGCCCTTCACCGCGCCCGCCGCCCCCGCCCAGGGGCAGATGCGTCTCGTGCTGGACGTGGAAGAGGGCACGGCGACGGCGCTCGACTCGGCTCTGTTCGTACGCCAGATGACCGAGGCCGGCCACGTCGAACTGGACTCGGCCAAAAGGCAGTTCTTCAACGCCGACCTGGTGGCGCGCGAAGTTGCACACAAGGGCGTGCCGACTGAGGTCGCTGCGCTGAGCTCTGCTGACGCCACCCTTCACGGCGTGTGGGAGATGCAGTTCAACGAGTGCTCGGCCGAGGGCACCCTCACCGCTCTGCACGGCCGGGTGTGGCGCGAGGTGCGCGGAGAGCACGACAAACTGCCCAAGGTGCTGCGTCTGGAGGTGACGCACAGCTGGGGTCTGGTCCACCGACTGGTCGACAACCGGCGGGCAGGGTGGGTCACGCACTGGCGACAGATCGCGAGTGGTCATGGCGATTGA
- a CDS encoding ABC-three component system middle component 2: protein MQADRPVVMPEDEVPFRLAQLLLLLDAVAAQDANGATLERIGYYDFLSANPFLVVPSEGREASLLRLAGFDPQVLAYASSSQRFTSRRERIQHDLALLVAHGYCRIRNRNGSLTYSITEAGQELGGQFTATYATSFATAADIVVRQLRKLTDKRLREQTALWLRPDGPGGPAAALMSVLGPGPVLETSWEG, encoded by the coding sequence GTGCAAGCAGACCGACCGGTTGTGATGCCCGAAGACGAGGTTCCTTTCCGCCTCGCTCAACTGCTTTTGCTCCTCGACGCCGTTGCCGCGCAGGACGCGAACGGGGCGACCCTGGAACGCATCGGGTACTACGACTTCCTGTCCGCGAACCCCTTCCTCGTCGTTCCCTCCGAGGGGCGGGAAGCAAGCCTCCTGCGGCTGGCCGGATTCGACCCGCAGGTCCTCGCCTACGCCTCCTCCTCACAGCGATTCACGAGCCGGCGCGAACGGATCCAGCACGACCTGGCGCTCCTGGTGGCCCACGGGTACTGCCGCATCCGAAATCGCAACGGCTCCCTCACCTACTCGATCACCGAGGCCGGTCAGGAACTCGGCGGGCAGTTCACTGCCACCTACGCCACCTCCTTCGCTACCGCCGCCGACATCGTCGTCCGCCAGCTCCGCAAGCTGACCGACAAAAGGCTGCGCGAGCAGACCGCGCTGTGGCTCAGGCCGGATGGGCCCGGCGGACCTGCGGCTGCCCTCATGAGCGTCCTGGGGCCAGGACCCGTGCTGGAAACGTCCTGGGAGGGATGA
- a CDS encoding DNA recombination protein RecN, whose product MEPLPGIRIRRLRLVGMERSYDVDFTAEQRVRNLSVIAGAFSSGKTAVLEFIAYGLGAKRHPRHQEVLRRVRSCLLEVELSGEPHVIERSVGEPSKVAFVRRGTLDSRPVPRAESRPVDPPGAPESLSSLLLSHCKLEGVQLREAPTNSESRTDPLSFRDLMWLAFLPNERVADKNFLFENDHMRKHKLRQVVDVAFGVHDDRAVELGQRIQELGGRLNRAKTELEAARTFVVEQAPTALNGEPTPAVHERQLADITSQLEELDRRAQAGTQFAAQLRYQHKTAAENSRRAAAVLRDCETQIQRLMPLRAQYADDLLKLGMLGEAQRLFDPLSVTTCPACLNRLSALPTVDNGRCSLCRHELTSMEGALTLGSADTGSQAGDSRVDVAAETRSTKARLKEITSYIDELGASLASLKLRAEDAALREEEAATALDAATSPSVSPFLAARDNLHRRREQVLRQLEQAESALKLREGLAKRADAVQRHETQIARLREELARLGDASHDRDRVIAKISGRYGELLRAWRYPKVSTPFIKTDLTPFVRGEPYQEASSGARTLLTLAWQLAVFEVAVEEGAAHPGFLMIDSPQKNLGHGGTLDAVIADAVAIDDFYGHLSLWLADRGSRAQLIVADNSPPPLVEGSVVVRYSRNEDRPPYGLIEDETSADEEAEAGA is encoded by the coding sequence ATGGAGCCGCTTCCCGGCATCCGCATCCGCCGCCTGCGCCTGGTCGGCATGGAGCGGTCCTACGACGTCGACTTCACTGCCGAACAGCGGGTACGGAACCTCTCCGTCATCGCCGGGGCGTTCAGCTCCGGCAAAACAGCGGTACTGGAGTTCATCGCTTACGGGCTCGGCGCGAAACGGCACCCCCGCCACCAGGAGGTACTGCGCAGAGTCCGTTCCTGCCTCCTGGAAGTTGAGCTCTCCGGCGAGCCGCACGTGATCGAGCGATCGGTCGGAGAGCCCTCGAAGGTCGCTTTCGTACGCCGCGGAACGCTCGACAGCAGGCCCGTGCCCAGGGCCGAGAGCAGGCCCGTCGACCCGCCCGGGGCACCGGAGAGCCTGTCCTCCCTCCTTCTGAGCCACTGCAAGCTCGAAGGCGTCCAGCTACGCGAAGCGCCCACCAACAGCGAGTCCCGCACGGATCCGCTTAGCTTCCGCGACTTGATGTGGCTCGCCTTCCTTCCCAACGAACGCGTCGCGGACAAGAACTTCCTGTTCGAGAACGACCACATGCGCAAGCACAAACTGAGGCAGGTCGTCGACGTCGCCTTCGGGGTCCACGACGACCGCGCCGTCGAACTCGGCCAGCGCATCCAGGAACTCGGCGGCAGGCTCAACCGCGCCAAGACCGAACTCGAAGCAGCCCGTACCTTCGTCGTCGAGCAGGCTCCCACCGCACTGAACGGCGAACCCACACCCGCCGTCCACGAACGGCAGCTGGCCGACATCACCAGCCAACTGGAGGAGTTGGACCGCCGCGCGCAGGCGGGAACCCAGTTCGCGGCCCAGCTGCGCTACCAGCACAAAACGGCGGCCGAGAACTCTCGCCGGGCGGCAGCAGTCCTGCGGGACTGCGAAACGCAAATCCAACGCCTGATGCCTCTCCGAGCACAGTACGCCGACGATCTCCTCAAGCTCGGCATGCTCGGCGAAGCACAACGGCTCTTCGACCCCTTGAGCGTCACCACCTGCCCCGCCTGCCTGAACCGGCTGTCCGCTCTCCCCACCGTCGACAACGGACGCTGCAGCCTCTGCCGTCACGAACTGACTTCAATGGAAGGGGCATTGACCCTGGGTAGTGCCGACACCGGTAGCCAGGCCGGGGACAGCCGGGTGGACGTCGCGGCCGAGACCCGGTCCACCAAGGCCCGCCTCAAGGAGATCACCAGCTACATCGATGAGCTAGGCGCCTCGCTCGCCTCACTCAAGCTCCGGGCGGAAGACGCGGCCCTCCGGGAAGAGGAAGCCGCCACCGCGCTGGACGCCGCCACGTCACCTTCCGTCTCACCCTTCCTCGCCGCCCGCGACAACCTGCACCGAAGGCGCGAACAGGTCCTGCGCCAACTCGAACAGGCTGAGAGCGCGCTCAAGCTCCGCGAAGGACTCGCCAAACGGGCCGACGCCGTGCAACGCCACGAAACCCAGATCGCTCGTCTCCGCGAAGAACTTGCGCGGCTCGGGGACGCCTCCCACGACCGTGATCGGGTCATCGCCAAGATCAGCGGCCGGTACGGCGAACTCCTGCGGGCCTGGCGCTACCCCAAGGTGAGTACGCCCTTCATCAAAACCGACCTCACCCCGTTCGTGCGCGGTGAGCCGTACCAGGAAGCCTCGTCTGGCGCCCGCACCCTGCTGACTCTGGCCTGGCAGCTGGCCGTCTTCGAGGTCGCCGTCGAAGAAGGGGCCGCGCACCCGGGATTCCTCATGATCGACAGCCCTCAGAAGAACCTCGGCCACGGCGGCACCCTTGATGCCGTGATCGCGGACGCCGTCGCCATCGACGACTTCTACGGCCACCTCTCCCTCTGGCTCGCGGACCGCGGCAGTCGAGCACAGCTGATCGTCGCCGACAACAGCCCGCCACCGCTGGTGGAAGGCAGCGTGGTGGTGCGCTACAGCCGCAACGAGGACCGTCCGCCGTATGGGCTGATCGAGGACGAAACCAGCGCGGACGAAGAGGCGGAAGCCGGCGCGTGA